A part of Streptomyces sp. NBC_01210 genomic DNA contains:
- the ligD gene encoding non-homologous end-joining DNA ligase gives MSYKVRAGRRTVEIHRPDKVMFPDDGLTKADLVDYYRRIAPFMLPHLRGRPLMLERHPDGIGGPGFMQKQTPDNCPDWVRRVEVAKANGTVTHTVCDNTATLIHLVDQACITFHRWLSRANRPEQPDRLVFDLDPAEDDFEPVRRAAEQLGELLDQLQLPSVLLTTGSKGLHVIVQLARGAGFDEAREFAREVAQTLADRDPDRLTTEVRKQARGGRLYLDVQRNGYGQTAVAPFSVRPKPGAPVATPVSWDQLKDPELTARRWTVTDALDQARTKPWAGVIGGGRAIGPARRRLAALR, from the coding sequence ATGTCATACAAGGTGCGGGCAGGCCGGCGCACCGTTGAGATCCACCGGCCCGACAAGGTCATGTTTCCCGACGACGGACTCACCAAGGCAGACCTCGTCGACTACTACCGCCGCATCGCGCCGTTCATGCTGCCGCATCTGCGCGGCAGGCCGTTGATGCTGGAACGGCATCCGGACGGCATCGGCGGCCCCGGCTTCATGCAGAAACAGACCCCGGACAACTGTCCGGACTGGGTGCGCAGGGTCGAGGTGGCCAAGGCGAACGGCACTGTGACCCACACGGTGTGCGACAACACCGCGACCCTGATTCATCTGGTCGACCAGGCGTGCATCACCTTCCACCGTTGGCTGTCGCGCGCGAACCGGCCGGAGCAGCCCGACCGGCTGGTCTTCGACCTCGATCCGGCGGAGGACGACTTCGAACCCGTACGCCGGGCGGCGGAGCAGCTCGGTGAGCTGCTCGACCAACTCCAGCTGCCGTCCGTCCTGCTGACCACCGGCTCCAAGGGCCTGCACGTCATCGTGCAGCTGGCACGCGGGGCGGGCTTCGACGAGGCGCGTGAATTCGCCAGGGAGGTCGCGCAGACGCTCGCCGATCGCGACCCGGACCGGCTGACCACCGAGGTACGCAAACAGGCGAGAGGCGGTCGCCTCTATCTGGACGTCCAGCGCAACGGATATGGGCAGACGGCCGTGGCGCCGTTCTCCGTGCGGCCGAAGCCGGGCGCGCCGGTGGCCACCCCCGTCAGCTGGGATCAGCTGAAGGACCCCGAACTCACCGCTCGCCGTTGGACGGTGACCGATGCGCTCGACCAGGCGCGTACCAAGCCATGGGCCGGCGTGATCGGTGGCGGTCGAGCGATCGGCCCCGCCCGCCGACGTCTCGCCGCCCTGCGCTGA
- a CDS encoding NAD(P)/FAD-dependent oxidoreductase — MSRSRVVVVGAGFAGFQAARALSRTVRDRAEIVLLNPTDYFLYLPLLPQVAAGILEPRRVTVSVPNALPRVRLVLGEATGIDLADRRVHYTDPEGGSGALAYDRLVLAVGSVNKLLPVPGIVDHAHGFRGLPEALYLRDHITRQIEMAAGAATAGESTSRRTFVVVGAGYTGTEVAAQGKLFTDALTRKQRTGKHHGRARWLLLDVADRVLPGLDRRLSSTADRVLRRRGVDVRTGTSVKEATQAGVLLDDGEFIDTRTLVWCVGVRPDPLVSEVGLPLEHGRLVVDSRLNVPGCPEVFACGDAAAVPDPTRPGEYTPMTAQHASRQGKLAGLNIAATLGHGEQRSYEHHDLGFAVDLGGIQAAANPLGVPLSGPLAGAVTRGYHLAAMPGNRVRVTADWLLDAVLPRQSVQLGLVRSPQVPLDSASPEVPRLEGAPHKEQ; from the coding sequence GTGAGTCGTTCCCGTGTCGTTGTCGTCGGAGCCGGTTTCGCCGGGTTCCAGGCCGCTCGCGCGCTGTCCCGGACCGTCCGGGACCGGGCCGAGATCGTCCTGCTCAACCCCACCGACTACTTCCTCTATCTGCCGCTGCTGCCACAGGTCGCAGCGGGGATCCTGGAACCCCGCCGGGTGACAGTCTCGGTCCCCAATGCCCTGCCGCGGGTACGTCTGGTGCTCGGGGAGGCCACCGGTATCGACCTGGCGGACCGGCGGGTTCACTACACCGATCCCGAAGGCGGTTCCGGAGCGCTTGCGTACGACCGCCTCGTACTCGCCGTGGGCAGCGTCAACAAGCTGCTTCCCGTGCCCGGGATCGTCGACCACGCGCACGGCTTCCGCGGTCTGCCGGAGGCGCTGTACCTGCGCGACCACATCACCCGACAGATCGAGATGGCCGCCGGTGCCGCGACCGCCGGGGAGAGCACCTCCCGCCGCACCTTCGTGGTCGTCGGCGCCGGCTACACCGGCACCGAAGTCGCCGCCCAGGGAAAACTGTTCACGGACGCACTGACACGTAAGCAGCGCACCGGGAAACACCACGGCCGGGCGCGCTGGCTGCTGCTGGACGTCGCGGACCGGGTGCTGCCCGGGCTGGACCGCAGGCTGTCCTCGACGGCCGACCGGGTACTGCGCCGTCGCGGCGTCGACGTGCGCACCGGGACCTCCGTCAAGGAGGCCACCCAGGCAGGAGTCCTGCTGGACGACGGGGAGTTCATCGACACGAGGACGCTGGTCTGGTGCGTGGGCGTGCGTCCCGACCCGCTGGTTTCCGAGGTCGGACTGCCTCTCGAGCACGGCCGTCTCGTCGTCGACTCCCGGCTGAACGTACCCGGTTGTCCCGAGGTCTTCGCCTGCGGCGACGCGGCGGCAGTACCCGATCCGACCCGGCCGGGGGAGTACACGCCGATGACGGCCCAGCACGCCTCCCGGCAGGGAAAGCTGGCCGGACTCAATATCGCCGCCACTCTCGGCCACGGCGAGCAGCGCAGCTATGAACACCACGATCTGGGCTTCGCCGTGGACCTCGGCGGGATCCAGGCCGCCGCGAATCCGCTGGGCGTCCCGCTGTCGGGACCGCTCGCGGGCGCCGTCACCCGCGGCTACCACCTGGCCGCCATGCCGGGAAACCGGGTACGCGTCACCGCCGACTGGCTGCTGGACGCAGTGCTGCCGCGCCAGAGCGTCCAGCTGGGCCTCGTCCGCTCCCCGCAGGTTCCTCTGGACAGCGCCTCGCCGGAAGTCCCCCGGCTCGAGGGAGCCCCTCACAAGGAGCAGTGA
- a CDS encoding DUF6458 family protein encodes MGLGGCIILIAAGAILTFATDWKVQGANLDVVGLILMVVGIIGVVTFTSIAKRRRVVVPPATPVVDEERGRRYE; translated from the coding sequence ATGGGTCTCGGTGGGTGCATCATCCTCATTGCCGCAGGGGCGATTCTCACGTTCGCCACCGACTGGAAGGTGCAGGGCGCCAACCTCGACGTGGTCGGCCTGATTCTGATGGTCGTCGGGATCATCGGCGTCGTCACGTTCACCAGCATCGCCAAACGTCGTCGCGTCGTCGTGCCGCCGGCAACCCCGGTGGTCGATGAGGAGCGAGGTCGCCGCTACGAGTGA
- a CDS encoding ATP-binding protein: protein MNVPVACRYSIEVSASPERIPQIRRILAAHLRYWSLEPHIVPVCRAVDELVGNVVEHVPGDKTCVVELRWTGRHVIASVADKDRRMPRIHSSSPSKGGLATVAVLSDSWGTCGTATGKVIWFSRRAKAAQRVAAKPSAPMPLLREFRPLSSSSPVARGGVPAGSEPAVAARV, encoded by the coding sequence ATGAACGTTCCGGTCGCCTGCCGCTACAGCATCGAAGTGTCGGCATCACCCGAGCGGATCCCGCAGATCCGGCGCATTCTCGCAGCGCACCTTCGGTACTGGAGCCTCGAGCCCCATATCGTGCCCGTCTGTCGTGCCGTCGACGAGCTCGTCGGCAACGTCGTGGAGCACGTGCCGGGCGACAAGACGTGTGTCGTGGAGCTGCGTTGGACCGGGAGGCACGTGATCGCGTCCGTGGCCGACAAGGACCGCCGGATGCCCCGGATCCACAGTTCCTCCCCGTCGAAGGGCGGACTGGCCACGGTTGCCGTCCTCAGCGACAGCTGGGGGACATGCGGCACCGCCACGGGCAAGGTCATCTGGTTCAGCAGGCGTGCGAAGGCGGCGCAACGCGTGGCTGCGAAGCCGTCTGCACCGATGCCGCTGTTGCGCGAGTTCAGGCCGCTGTCTTCGAGCTCGCCGGTTGCGAGGGGCGGTGTCCCGGCCGGCAGCGAACCTGCTGTGGCCGCGCGCGTCTGA
- a CDS encoding ANTAR domain-containing protein, whose amino-acid sequence MTRMDNTGSALGRTSAAAWAASDETQYRVVSAELEAQALREEVAGLRHALSTHPVIDMARGVIMATASCTPDQAWQVLVNVSQHTNIKLREIAQHIVDSIEGPPPAKPVRAALSSALSDLPHRGR is encoded by the coding sequence ATGACGCGGATGGACAACACCGGATCGGCCCTCGGGAGAACTTCCGCCGCGGCGTGGGCGGCCTCGGACGAGACGCAGTACCGCGTCGTCAGCGCGGAGCTCGAAGCGCAGGCGCTGCGGGAGGAAGTGGCCGGGCTGCGCCACGCGCTCAGCACGCACCCGGTGATCGACATGGCGCGCGGGGTCATCATGGCGACCGCCTCATGCACGCCGGACCAGGCTTGGCAAGTGCTGGTGAACGTCTCCCAGCACACGAACATCAAGCTCCGCGAGATCGCGCAGCACATCGTGGACAGCATCGAAGGTCCGCCGCCCGCCAAGCCGGTCCGGGCCGCACTGAGCTCCGCGCTCTCGGACCTGCCCCACCGCGGTCGGTGA
- a CDS encoding plasmid stabilization protein: MPRGSSPKRERQYEHIKESAEERGESKKRAEEIAARTVNKERARSGESRTASKSSTQDMSSSRRGGKRSHSGSEGPTYDQLYAEAQRRNIHGRSSMNKAELKRSLGS; this comes from the coding sequence ATGCCTCGCGGTTCAAGTCCCAAGCGGGAACGGCAGTACGAACACATCAAGGAGAGCGCTGAGGAGCGCGGCGAGAGCAAGAAGCGCGCGGAGGAGATCGCTGCCAGGACGGTCAACAAGGAACGTGCCCGCTCGGGCGAGTCCAGGACGGCGAGCAAGAGTTCCACGCAGGACATGTCTTCGTCCCGGCGTGGCGGCAAGCGCTCCCACAGTGGATCCGAAGGGCCGACCTACGACCAGCTGTACGCCGAGGCGCAGCGCCGCAATATCCATGGCAGGTCCTCGATGAACAAGGCGGAACTGAAGCGCTCACTCGGGAGCTGA
- a CDS encoding SpoIIE family protein phosphatase → MPAQEPPASGGGHEELSAAVASLTAENATLRERLTRRHLTDLATGILVTQLEASPAEAAEHLVLLAEATGLSAEDLAADIVNSAAGTIAVTSPTSPVGDEGAVAEARRIRRVATAAEANDTVSEAAATLLQGGMSPLGVESLWLWRLTESDCLRLAGHAGVSAGEATRWQWIPPAAPAPFQQVVTEGSPVWLASGPPPDVALPGPGPEAARALLPLRLRGSTVGLALAVWPGRADLDESVRRALTDVIEVAARVLNATDTEPSQSPLLDDLVDALAHPAMTLRRDPATSSLSVEHLNGPASEALGGTHQTGQPLEVALPRHHSDLALLSRRAHSGTSLQRAARLPPEHGAGSPAPLLDVRVLPVGAERTVVLWHTSSDRRLSATRAVGQLQGVAPFEDDLTRGTSKWSEQAYGILGIDRESEPIPLTALRLRVHPEDRDDLTELLMTLTERRKGAVAVVRVIRDDGGMRHVRIAAEPLMEEGALTGITGITGVYQDVSTGFHTEVALTATFDQLTAVQAQATLRHRLVLQLQQAIVPEMPALQRLPGLQATARYRPAAQEYRVGGDWYDVIPLPSGKVLVAVGDIAGHGIDAATGMVALRNALRGLAFTGRTPGRLMEWLNDVTVNTQGHPTATAVCALYDPADRTLCWASAGHLPLLLIRDGRARLLDPPRDILLGAVPSFVYQERTTQLLPGDTLLLYTDGLIERRHDGLDEGLTTLLRAAEKLSSLEVEEQADRLLSGATGDTDDDTSLIAVRVCPER, encoded by the coding sequence ATGCCTGCGCAGGAGCCTCCGGCTTCAGGCGGCGGGCACGAAGAGCTGTCCGCAGCGGTCGCCAGCCTGACCGCCGAGAACGCCACTCTCCGCGAGCGACTCACGCGACGGCACCTGACCGACCTGGCCACCGGGATCCTGGTGACCCAGCTGGAGGCGTCGCCCGCCGAGGCCGCCGAACACCTCGTACTGCTCGCCGAGGCAACCGGCCTGAGCGCCGAAGATCTCGCCGCGGACATCGTGAACAGCGCGGCGGGAACCATCGCCGTCACCTCACCCACTTCGCCCGTCGGTGACGAGGGCGCCGTTGCCGAGGCCCGCCGGATACGCCGTGTCGCCACCGCCGCAGAGGCGAATGACACCGTCAGCGAGGCCGCGGCCACCCTGCTGCAGGGCGGCATGAGCCCGCTCGGGGTGGAGAGCCTCTGGCTGTGGCGGCTCACAGAATCCGACTGTCTCCGCCTCGCCGGACACGCCGGGGTGAGCGCCGGGGAAGCAACACGGTGGCAGTGGATCCCGCCGGCGGCCCCGGCGCCGTTCCAGCAGGTGGTCACCGAAGGTTCCCCGGTCTGGCTGGCCTCCGGGCCTCCGCCGGATGTGGCGCTCCCGGGCCCCGGCCCCGAAGCTGCCCGCGCCCTCCTCCCACTGCGGCTGAGAGGCTCGACCGTGGGGCTGGCTCTCGCCGTCTGGCCGGGCCGCGCGGATCTTGACGAAAGCGTCCGGCGAGCGCTCACCGATGTGATCGAAGTGGCGGCGAGGGTCCTCAATGCCACGGACACCGAACCGTCCCAGTCGCCGCTCCTCGACGACCTGGTCGACGCGCTGGCCCATCCCGCGATGACCTTGCGCCGCGATCCGGCCACCTCGAGTCTGTCGGTGGAACACCTCAACGGGCCGGCGTCCGAAGCTCTCGGCGGGACACACCAGACGGGGCAGCCCCTCGAAGTCGCGCTCCCCCGACACCATTCCGATCTCGCGCTGCTCTCCCGGCGCGCGCACTCCGGCACCTCCCTTCAGCGCGCGGCCAGGCTGCCACCGGAGCACGGCGCGGGCTCCCCCGCGCCTCTTCTCGACGTACGGGTCCTGCCGGTCGGCGCCGAACGCACCGTCGTGCTGTGGCACACCAGCAGCGACCGGCGGTTGTCCGCCACCCGCGCGGTGGGCCAGCTGCAGGGCGTCGCGCCGTTCGAGGACGATCTCACCAGGGGCACGTCGAAGTGGAGTGAACAGGCGTACGGAATTCTCGGCATCGACCGGGAGTCGGAACCGATCCCTCTCACAGCCCTGCGGCTCCGCGTGCACCCGGAGGATCGCGACGATCTGACCGAACTCCTGATGACGCTGACCGAGCGGCGGAAGGGCGCGGTCGCGGTCGTCCGCGTCATCCGTGACGACGGCGGAATGCGACATGTACGCATCGCCGCAGAGCCCCTCATGGAGGAGGGCGCCCTCACCGGAATCACCGGCATCACCGGCGTCTACCAGGACGTCTCCACGGGATTCCACACGGAGGTCGCCCTCACCGCCACGTTCGACCAGCTCACCGCCGTCCAGGCGCAGGCAACCCTCCGGCACCGGCTGGTTCTCCAGCTTCAGCAGGCGATCGTCCCCGAGATGCCCGCCCTTCAGCGACTGCCCGGACTGCAGGCCACGGCCCGCTACCGGCCCGCGGCCCAGGAGTACCGCGTGGGCGGTGACTGGTACGACGTCATCCCGCTGCCCAGCGGCAAGGTGCTGGTGGCGGTCGGCGACATAGCGGGGCACGGTATCGACGCCGCCACCGGAATGGTCGCCCTGCGGAACGCGCTGCGGGGACTGGCCTTCACGGGGCGCACCCCTGGACGGCTCATGGAATGGCTGAACGACGTCACAGTGAACACGCAGGGCCACCCGACCGCCACCGCGGTCTGTGCACTCTACGACCCGGCCGACCGGACCCTGTGCTGGGCGAGCGCCGGGCATCTGCCGCTCCTGCTGATACGTGACGGCAGAGCGCGGCTGCTCGATCCGCCACGGGACATCCTGCTGGGGGCCGTGCCGTCCTTCGTCTACCAGGAGAGAACCACCCAACTACTCCCTGGCGACACACTGCTGCTGTACACCGACGGACTCATCGAGCGCCGCCATGACGGACTGGACGAGGGCCTGACCACACTCCTGCGGGCGGCGGAGAAACTGAGCTCCCTTGAGGTCGAGGAACAGGCCGACCGGCTGCTGAGCGGCGCCACGGGTGACACGGACGACGACACAAGTCTTATCGCGGTCCGCGTCTGCCCAGAACGCTGA
- a CDS encoding hybrid sensor histidine kinase/response regulator: protein MDVPAHTPDPHQARLPAELSEEGLRKLLAGLTAVRDGDLSARLPDAEGLLGEIATIYNGMVDQLSVVTSEVTRVAREVGGQGLLGGHAQEPRVSGVWQELTTGVNTMADNLTSQVRSIAQVATAVARGDLTQKIRVDARGEILELKETINTMVDRLSSFAEEVSRVAREVGTDGKLGGQATVRGVSGTWKDLTDNVNSMATNLTNQVRNIAQVTTAVAGGDLTRKIDVDARGEILELKTTINTMVDQLSSFAAEVTRVAREVGSEGRLGGQAEVEGVSGTWKRLTENVNELAGNLTRQVRAIAKVTSAVAEGDLTRSITVEAPGEVGDLKDNINAMVESLRATVRANEEQDWLKTHLARISSLMQGTRSLSAVAELIMTEVPPLVSAQYGGFFLAGDEGRGTELVMIAAYGAPDDPAAEPRRFRLGQSLVGQAAQSRHTITVDDLPPGYATIVSGTGRMDPSNLIVLPIVVEEQALGVIELAALRPLTAIHRDFLDQFIETVGVNVSSLIANVRTDELLDQSQRLTAELSTRSRELQARQEELQRSNAELQEKAALLADRNRDIERKNLEIEQARQELEARAQQLSRTSMYKSEFLANMSHELRTPLNSLLILAQLLAQNIEGNLTQKQVDYAEVIHSAGSDLLQLINDILDLSKVEAGKMDIHAEPFALHQLLEYVEATFRPVASERELEFRVIATPGLPDELITDESRLRQVLRNLVSNALKFTEQGRVELRVHHAAGDELPPALHDRGPIVAFRVSDTGIGIPADRLQSVFGAFQQGDGTTSRRYGGTGLGLSISREVAQLLGGAIVAESAVGRGSSFTLYLPVRAPALQQQSHDGTEEYAEVVPRGGEPATGHTVLVVDDDTRNIFALTQVLEREGMLVLQADNGRAGIDLLMAHDEVDLVVMDVMMAGMDGTATMAAIREMPRFADVPIIAVTAKAMPGDRAKALAAGANDYVAKPVDADDLMARIRMWLAPDG from the coding sequence ATGGATGTGCCTGCCCACACGCCTGATCCCCATCAGGCCCGGCTGCCCGCAGAGCTGAGCGAGGAAGGGCTCAGGAAACTGTTGGCCGGGCTGACGGCCGTACGGGACGGCGACCTCTCGGCCCGGCTTCCCGACGCCGAAGGGCTGCTCGGCGAGATCGCGACCATCTACAACGGCATGGTGGACCAGCTGTCGGTGGTCACCTCCGAGGTCACCCGGGTCGCCCGGGAGGTCGGCGGACAGGGCCTGCTCGGCGGTCACGCGCAGGAACCGCGAGTGAGCGGCGTGTGGCAGGAGCTCACCACCGGCGTCAACACCATGGCGGACAACCTGACGTCCCAGGTCCGGTCCATCGCCCAGGTCGCTACGGCCGTGGCCCGCGGCGACCTCACCCAGAAGATCAGGGTGGACGCGCGCGGGGAGATCCTGGAGCTCAAGGAGACCATCAACACGATGGTGGACCGGCTGTCCTCGTTCGCCGAGGAGGTCAGCCGGGTCGCCCGCGAGGTGGGAACGGACGGAAAGCTCGGCGGTCAGGCCACCGTCCGAGGAGTGTCGGGCACCTGGAAGGATCTGACCGACAACGTCAACTCCATGGCGACCAATCTCACCAACCAGGTCCGCAACATCGCCCAGGTCACCACGGCCGTCGCCGGTGGCGATCTGACGCGCAAGATCGATGTCGACGCGCGCGGGGAGATCCTGGAACTCAAGACCACGATCAACACCATGGTCGACCAGCTGTCCTCCTTCGCCGCCGAAGTCACGCGGGTGGCCCGCGAGGTCGGCAGCGAGGGGCGGCTGGGCGGCCAGGCCGAGGTGGAGGGTGTTTCCGGCACCTGGAAGCGGCTCACCGAGAACGTCAACGAACTGGCCGGCAATCTGACCCGCCAGGTGCGTGCCATCGCCAAAGTGACCAGCGCGGTCGCGGAAGGCGATCTCACCCGGTCCATCACGGTGGAGGCTCCCGGCGAGGTCGGAGATCTCAAGGACAACATCAACGCGATGGTGGAGTCGCTGCGCGCGACGGTCCGGGCCAATGAGGAACAGGACTGGCTCAAGACCCATCTGGCCCGTATATCGAGCCTCATGCAGGGCACCCGAAGCCTCTCCGCGGTCGCCGAGCTGATCATGACAGAGGTGCCCCCGCTCGTCTCCGCCCAGTACGGTGGCTTCTTCCTGGCCGGGGACGAGGGCCGTGGAACAGAGCTGGTCATGATCGCCGCCTACGGCGCGCCCGACGACCCGGCCGCAGAACCGCGCCGTTTCCGGCTGGGACAGTCGCTGGTCGGCCAGGCCGCGCAGAGCCGCCACACCATCACCGTGGACGACTTGCCGCCCGGCTACGCGACCATCGTGTCCGGCACCGGCCGCATGGATCCCAGCAACTTGATCGTGCTGCCGATCGTCGTGGAGGAGCAGGCGCTCGGCGTCATCGAACTGGCGGCCCTGCGCCCGCTGACCGCCATCCACCGGGACTTCCTCGACCAGTTCATCGAGACGGTCGGCGTGAACGTCAGCTCGCTGATCGCCAATGTGCGTACGGACGAACTCCTGGACCAGTCGCAGCGGCTGACGGCGGAACTCAGCACCCGTTCCCGGGAGTTGCAGGCACGTCAGGAGGAGCTGCAGCGTTCCAACGCCGAACTCCAGGAGAAGGCGGCGCTGCTGGCGGACCGCAACCGGGACATCGAGCGCAAGAACCTGGAGATCGAGCAGGCCCGCCAGGAGCTGGAGGCCCGCGCCCAGCAGCTCTCCCGTACCTCGATGTACAAGTCCGAGTTCCTGGCCAATATGAGCCACGAACTGCGTACGCCGCTGAACAGCCTGCTGATCCTTGCCCAGTTGCTCGCCCAGAACATCGAGGGCAACCTGACGCAGAAACAGGTCGACTATGCCGAGGTGATCCACTCCGCGGGGTCCGACCTGCTCCAGCTGATCAACGACATCCTGGACCTGTCGAAGGTCGAAGCCGGAAAGATGGACATCCACGCCGAGCCGTTCGCGCTGCACCAGCTCCTGGAGTACGTCGAGGCGACTTTCCGCCCGGTGGCGAGCGAACGCGAGCTGGAGTTCCGTGTGATCGCCACGCCGGGGCTCCCCGACGAACTCATCACCGACGAGTCCCGGCTCCGGCAGGTGCTGCGCAATCTCGTCTCCAACGCGCTGAAGTTCACCGAGCAGGGCCGCGTCGAACTCCGCGTCCACCACGCCGCCGGCGACGAGCTGCCTCCTGCCCTGCACGACCGCGGTCCGATTGTCGCCTTCCGTGTCTCCGACACCGGAATCGGCATCCCGGCCGACCGTCTGCAGAGCGTGTTCGGAGCTTTTCAGCAGGGCGACGGGACCACATCCCGCCGCTACGGTGGCACCGGACTCGGGCTGTCCATCAGCCGGGAGGTGGCTCAGCTCCTCGGCGGTGCCATCGTCGCGGAGAGCGCTGTGGGCCGGGGCAGCTCCTTCACGCTCTACCTGCCCGTGCGGGCCCCGGCGCTCCAGCAGCAGTCGCACGACGGCACTGAGGAGTACGCGGAAGTCGTGCCTCGCGGGGGCGAACCAGCCACCGGGCACACGGTGTTGGTGGTGGACGACGACACCCGGAACATCTTCGCGCTGACTCAGGTCCTGGAACGCGAGGGGATGCTGGTGCTTCAGGCGGACAACGGCAGAGCGGGGATCGATCTGCTCATGGCGCACGACGAGGTGGATCTCGTCGTGATGGACGTGATGATGGCCGGTATGGACGGCACCGCCACCATGGCGGCGATCAGGGAAATGCCCCGCTTCGCCGATGTGCCGATCATCGCGGTCACCGCCAAGGCCATGCCGGGGGACCGTGCCAAGGCTCTGGCCGCCGGAGCCAATGACTATGTGGCCAAACCGGTGGACGCGGACGATCTGATGGCGAGAATCCGTATGTGGCTGGCGCCCGACGGCTGA
- a CDS encoding ATP-binding protein yields MTYSRRFSLKGGPGVVGQCRDLTRRVLDEWFSLSGPAGNVVRGDVLLLVSEVVTNSCLHGGTPCELRLDRSPGRLWVQVSDTSPVRPRPHGPHRAARSSGHGLYLLERLSAGWGWVPRGTGKAVWFVVAVPE; encoded by the coding sequence GTGACCTACAGCCGCCGTTTTTCTCTGAAGGGCGGCCCGGGGGTGGTGGGCCAGTGCCGAGACCTGACGCGGCGGGTGCTCGACGAGTGGTTCAGCCTCTCCGGCCCGGCCGGGAACGTCGTAAGAGGCGACGTGCTGCTGCTCGTATCCGAGGTCGTCACCAATTCGTGCCTGCATGGTGGGACTCCGTGCGAGCTGAGGCTCGACCGGTCCCCCGGGCGTCTGTGGGTCCAGGTCAGCGACACCAGTCCGGTACGGCCGCGGCCTCATGGCCCGCATCGCGCGGCACGGTCCTCGGGGCACGGCCTCTATCTGCTCGAGCGGCTGTCCGCCGGCTGGGGATGGGTGCCGCGCGGAACGGGCAAGGCGGTCTGGTTCGTGGTGGCCGTCCCCGAATAG
- a CDS encoding SigB/SigF/SigG family RNA polymerase sigma factor, whose translation MSSGIHTASSGIRTAQIAAAVAPPPPGHEVRRTALDGLPEITDPLSVSPVDARTLSTSLFKRLGALDEGTPGYSYVRNTLVELNLSLVKFAAQRFRNRAEPMEDIVQVGTIGLIKAINRFDVYRGVEFASFALPTIVGEIKRSFRDTSWAVQVPRRLQELRIDLAKARDAMEQHLGRLPTAPELAEHLGITEAEVVEGEQAANGYVARSLDWPLDDDEGSLNAVTRTLGEEDPAFDIVESVESLKPLIAGLGDRDRLILSLRFGGELTQSEIAARLGLSQMHVSRLLARICSTLRTALLDDAQPRAATGSG comes from the coding sequence ATGTCCAGCGGGATTCATACCGCCTCCAGCGGGATTCGTACTGCCCAGATCGCCGCGGCTGTCGCGCCGCCGCCACCGGGGCACGAGGTGCGCCGTACCGCGCTGGACGGCCTGCCGGAGATCACCGATCCCTTGTCGGTCAGCCCTGTGGACGCACGGACTTTGTCAACGTCGTTGTTCAAGCGTCTGGGCGCGCTCGACGAGGGCACTCCGGGGTACTCATACGTCCGCAACACGCTGGTCGAACTCAATCTGAGTCTGGTGAAATTCGCCGCGCAGCGGTTCCGCAACCGCGCCGAGCCCATGGAGGACATCGTCCAGGTCGGGACGATCGGTCTCATCAAGGCGATCAACCGATTCGACGTGTACCGGGGAGTGGAATTCGCCAGCTTCGCTCTTCCGACCATTGTCGGCGAGATCAAGCGGTCCTTCCGGGACACCAGCTGGGCCGTCCAGGTACCGCGCAGGCTCCAGGAGCTGCGGATCGACCTGGCCAAGGCCCGGGACGCCATGGAGCAGCACCTGGGACGCCTGCCGACCGCGCCCGAGCTGGCCGAACACCTCGGCATCACCGAGGCCGAGGTGGTTGAGGGCGAACAGGCGGCCAATGGGTACGTGGCGCGATCCCTGGACTGGCCGCTCGACGACGACGAGGGTTCGCTCAACGCGGTCACCCGCACTCTTGGCGAGGAAGACCCGGCGTTCGACATCGTGGAATCCGTGGAATCCCTCAAGCCGCTGATCGCCGGCCTCGGGGACAGGGACCGTCTCATACTGTCGCTGCGCTTCGGCGGGGAACTCACGCAGTCCGAGATCGCGGCCCGTCTGGGCCTCTCCCAGATGCATGTCTCGCGGCTGCTGGCGCGCATATGCTCGACGCTTCGTACCGCGCTGCTGGACGATGCGCAGCCCAGAGCCGCTACCGGTTCCGGGTAG
- a CDS encoding ATP-binding protein encodes MGVSLRGQGQTRRLALFGTKGVVSRCRDFTREALEDWGWIPAGAAAEVEPEVGEAELVEDVLLLVSEVVTNACLHAGGPTELVLIHDGERLRIEVADASPESPRRRPPQDASQPGGHGLIVLERLARSWGWAPRGDGKVVWLEVGSPSGAERARPTRNR; translated from the coding sequence ATGGGCGTGAGCCTCCGCGGACAGGGGCAGACCCGCCGTCTGGCGCTGTTCGGGACCAAGGGGGTGGTGAGCCGCTGCCGTGACTTCACCAGGGAGGCGCTGGAGGACTGGGGATGGATCCCCGCCGGGGCGGCGGCGGAGGTGGAGCCGGAGGTGGGCGAGGCGGAACTCGTCGAGGACGTGCTGCTCCTCGTCTCCGAGGTGGTCACCAACGCCTGTCTGCATGCCGGCGGGCCGACGGAACTGGTGTTGATCCACGACGGCGAACGGCTACGGATCGAGGTCGCCGACGCCAGCCCGGAGTCTCCGAGGCGCCGGCCGCCCCAAGACGCGTCGCAGCCCGGCGGCCACGGTCTGATCGTGCTGGAGCGGCTCGCGCGGAGCTGGGGCTGGGCCCCGCGGGGCGACGGCAAGGTCGTCTGGCTCGAGGTCGGCTCTCCCTCAGGCGCCGAGCGGGCTCGTCCTACCCGGAACCGGTAG